One region of Bacteroidota bacterium genomic DNA includes:
- a CDS encoding HYR domain-containing protein, with product MNGTATYIHNPLLSDSVDESIFYNSIETFSTSSNLTILKWNDGSIPLGDQSRIASSFFGNLTLNANVPGGVWDQDGYFAFPALNRIRGKLTVSTGTIVMDDGTGNSTQIFLAEVLVNGTGNIIFQKGYDRNLAITTANFTVNSLSAQPTIMMDSSMGILTFNVGGNFIANSSFTGIRGSVGQLGSDGRITVSGNLSVTGGDFNFITRVDAPLRVTVNGTTTLNNSTPGGKVSFLDGGNFGLTVTTANMIISGGTNNYLFGSPSSIMYCKGAGTFTVTNDLTVNGVSTTYAAWSDSNSNAIKFNVGRDVFMSADAQFIVGHTNGQLTFKATRNYTHTNGKLIAQDFDQNADVDSVIVGGNFLFNSVTASDFFKGNRGQGNLIFKTTGSFTVQNSGSLNNQGVIGVDSSASNMTFTVGGSFVQNGGRFCGNQNGSGNVTFTTTGMLDVNAGNFTCTSNSTSSIPGNITFTVNSIDYDGGFFSVYNACNNANSNGVFNITGNCKVNFASISDQFSFVGVAKTGFDINNLIASITIGGAFTISGANGTFISSLALGQETISMGSISIGTGNNSFNTVPGSTLGNGHIVNFTVTGNVLVSGGSTYFSAATQAITMTVNGDFTLSGGTVSMKGGDNSTASALNILGGYSQSNGDFYFHNAPTDELNSGASITMTVNSNADNAGDFSHTGGTFYFDNAATTPSTLNLSLNIKSPNYTLGGTGLMTMSNAGTGAVYANLTFSRNGTILYNRTGSYVIQQVLQTIQDNCTLDLITGDLIIASNNTKRPTLPDWCTVMSLGTLNMRTNHLQSNRLNTYSGITVLGRVKLQHPNGLYNGTVNAAFSTTLADSLDYFLSSGSTIEYNGTDNQIISGIGLGKALTTSHKYFNLAINFTGTADLEYVYPTNNPNDSAVMVRNTLSLLSGELNLDDDHNPSNGGGRWIVLESPSSAALSRTSGYIRSETENGNGLVKWIIGSNTSNHVIPFGYNSTNYIPLTATVSSGTAGNFYAGTYHSAGTNTPYPPGVLHLNNPSGFDMSSSTIDRFWYLKTTSSPVMNVLFKCTAAEAGSIADFRAIRWLSSTSVWTNPPPGTQTTQVLGVQANSLSDVNNWWTAAGTLQFTISASAGSHGTISPSGNSTVNSGSNLTYNITPDACYQINDVLVDGISVGPVSSYTFTNISANHTISASFIQQSFNITATAGSNGSISPSGVTSVLCGTNSTFTISPDPCYTILDVVVDGISQGPVNSYTFVNTTAPHTITASFQQLTYSVTATAGPNGSISPSGTSIVNCGSGITFSITPNTCYMIQDVLVDGVSQGAVSSFSFVNINAPHTISASFIQITYSISTTSGTGGNVSPAGSGSLPCGSNQTYTITPDPCYVIADVLVDGISQGPVSSYTFTNIQTSHTLSATFSQISYSITASSGANGNISPSGIQNILCGNNQTYTFTPDPCYAISDVLIDGISAGVISSYTFTNINTSHTIHVDFVQLNYTVTVNSGTHGSLSPSGSNIITCGQNLTITIAPDACYFIGDVIVDGVSQGPLASYSFTNVTAPHTISAVFTQFSYQITSSSGPNGNVSPAGTNAYGCGNNQEYFITPDPCYSIADVLIDGISQGPIASYMFTDIDSPHTISATFVQQTFDITSSSDPHGTISPAGITSVICGQDQSYTMTADSCYMITDVIVNGDSYGPLTSFTFTDVERPMSIHVVVEQLNYPVTVAAGPHGQISTGNDTIAYCGDSLTLPIITDPCYTIEDVIVDGVSQGPVSSYTFTNVTTAHSISATFTLLNYTITASSGANGSISDPGTLTLACGSNQSYTITPASCFAIEDVLVDGVSIGPVSAYTFTSITTSHTIEATFVQISYPIVASSGLHGSVSPNGTTSSLCGDSLSYSIQADPCFSIADVLVDGISQGAVSSYTFTNISSTHTIHANFTRDEFPIVATTSVGGTISPNGSSSVLCGDSITYTILPDSCYFIQDVIVDGLSSGAMTTYSFLNVTASHTIHVIFSQPVYTITASAGSGGTVSPLGISNVTCGGSQTFTITPDSAYLIQDVIVDGISVGALSTYSFTIVGTNHTIHATFYPACTAPQITCIQDLSSNTAATSCGIDLNYSNPVLSGTSPSLSYSFSGSTSGSGSGSGSGSYFNSGTTVVTLTATNACGNAQCSFNILVVDSVVPEITCPVTITLTADLGLCSSTGSIGTATATDNCSVSSLVATPAGPYPVGTTVVTWTATDANGNTTNCNQNVIVTDTEVPSITCPSPVISYSTTPALGTPIVSDNCGGYSVVNNAPSVYPYGNTSVVWTITDASGNFSSCTQVVTVLPLHDTLNLKLYIQGYFNSGLTMNAALYNSGISGNPADCDTIQVCLIDSATLLPVECMEVVLNANGETSCVFPPAVFGNSYYIRVKHRNAIETWSANPVSMNAAVSYDFSTNSSQAYGNNMVEVSTGIWAFWSGDIGDGINYGIQDGGINDNDFSLLESAVNSISSGYDIGDLTGDGLVESSDYSLLENNIGLLILSVHP from the coding sequence ATGAATGGTACTGCAACCTATATCCATAATCCTTTATTGAGTGATTCGGTGGACGAGAGTATCTTTTATAATTCAATAGAAACTTTTTCCACCTCCAGCAATCTCACTATCCTCAAATGGAATGACGGATCCATACCGCTTGGTGATCAAAGTCGTATTGCGAGCAGCTTTTTTGGGAACCTCACACTGAATGCAAATGTACCGGGAGGGGTCTGGGACCAGGATGGTTATTTCGCATTCCCGGCATTAAATCGTATCAGGGGAAAACTGACAGTTTCAACCGGCACAATTGTGATGGATGACGGAACCGGAAACTCTACGCAGATATTTCTTGCTGAAGTCCTCGTAAATGGAACCGGAAATATCATTTTCCAAAAAGGTTATGACAGGAATCTCGCTATTACAACAGCCAATTTCACGGTCAATAGTTTGTCTGCCCAGCCAACAATCATGATGGACTCTTCGATGGGAATCCTTACATTCAATGTTGGCGGAAATTTCATCGCGAATTCGAGTTTCACAGGTATACGCGGATCCGTGGGTCAGCTGGGAAGTGATGGGCGAATCACAGTCTCCGGAAATTTATCTGTTACCGGTGGAGATTTCAATTTTATCACCCGTGTGGACGCTCCATTGCGTGTCACCGTCAATGGTACAACTACTTTGAACAACAGCACTCCCGGCGGGAAGGTTTCTTTTCTCGATGGAGGAAATTTCGGTCTCACGGTGACCACTGCAAACATGATTATTTCCGGCGGGACAAATAATTATCTTTTCGGAAGTCCATCTTCGATCATGTACTGCAAAGGGGCGGGAACATTTACCGTTACCAATGACCTCACGGTGAATGGGGTTTCTACCACTTACGCAGCCTGGTCAGACTCCAATTCCAATGCAATAAAATTCAATGTTGGCAGGGATGTCTTCATGAGTGCCGATGCGCAATTTATTGTTGGGCATACCAATGGTCAGCTGACATTTAAAGCCACAAGAAATTACACACACACAAATGGCAAACTGATCGCCCAGGATTTCGATCAGAACGCAGATGTGGATTCTGTCATCGTTGGAGGAAATTTCCTATTTAATTCGGTTACAGCATCAGATTTTTTCAAAGGCAATCGCGGACAGGGAAATCTGATTTTTAAAACTACCGGAAGTTTCACTGTACAGAATTCGGGTTCTTTAAACAACCAGGGTGTTATCGGAGTTGATTCATCCGCTTCCAATATGACTTTTACGGTCGGAGGAAGTTTTGTTCAAAACGGAGGAAGGTTTTGTGGAAATCAAAATGGAAGTGGTAATGTAACATTCACTACGACAGGAATGCTTGACGTAAATGCAGGAAACTTTACCTGTACTTCAAACTCAACATCTTCAATTCCCGGTAACATCACATTTACTGTAAATAGTATTGATTATGACGGCGGGTTTTTCAGTGTTTACAATGCATGTAACAATGCAAACAGTAACGGAGTATTTAATATTACGGGCAATTGCAAGGTTAACTTTGCTTCCATATCTGACCAGTTTTCATTTGTAGGTGTCGCAAAAACAGGTTTTGATATCAATAACCTGATCGCTTCCATCACTATTGGCGGAGCGTTTACAATAAGTGGTGCTAATGGCACATTCATTTCCAGTCTGGCCCTCGGACAAGAGACCATTTCTATGGGTTCAATATCCATAGGAACGGGAAACAACAGCTTCAACACTGTTCCAGGATCAACTCTTGGTAACGGCCACATTGTCAATTTCACGGTAACCGGCAATGTACTTGTTTCAGGAGGAAGTACTTATTTCTCCGCGGCAACACAGGCAATCACGATGACTGTGAATGGAGATTTTACATTGTCAGGAGGAACTGTATCTATGAAAGGCGGCGACAATTCAACAGCATCTGCATTGAATATACTTGGTGGATACTCTCAAAGTAATGGTGATTTTTATTTTCACAATGCCCCGACTGATGAGCTCAACTCCGGCGCAAGCATTACCATGACAGTAAACTCCAATGCGGATAATGCAGGTGATTTTTCACATACAGGTGGAACATTTTATTTTGACAATGCTGCCACAACACCATCTACTCTGAATCTCTCTTTAAATATAAAAAGTCCGAATTACACTCTTGGTGGGACTGGTCTGATGACCATGTCAAATGCAGGAACAGGAGCAGTTTATGCCAACCTCACCTTTTCCAGAAATGGAACCATCCTATACAACAGAACAGGTTCCTATGTGATCCAGCAGGTATTACAAACAATTCAGGACAATTGTACACTAGACCTCATCACAGGCGATCTGATCATTGCATCCAACAATACGAAACGACCAACACTTCCCGATTGGTGTACTGTGATGTCTCTCGGTACCTTGAACATGCGAACAAATCATTTGCAAAGTAACCGTCTGAATACGTATTCAGGGATCACGGTATTGGGCAGAGTAAAACTGCAGCACCCGAATGGACTCTACAATGGAACGGTGAATGCCGCCTTTTCCACAACTCTGGCGGACAGTCTGGATTATTTTCTTTCGTCCGGATCAACTATTGAATACAACGGTACAGACAACCAGATTATTTCCGGAATTGGTTTAGGCAAAGCGCTAACCACTTCACACAAATATTTCAACCTGGCGATTAATTTCACAGGAACTGCGGATCTTGAATATGTATACCCCACCAACAATCCGAATGATTCAGCTGTGATGGTGAGGAATACGCTTTCTCTTCTTTCAGGTGAACTTAATCTTGATGATGATCACAACCCATCCAATGGTGGAGGCAGATGGATTGTCCTTGAATCACCAAGCTCGGCAGCTCTTTCACGTACTTCCGGTTACATCAGAAGTGAGACCGAAAATGGAAACGGGCTTGTCAAATGGATCATTGGCTCGAATACTTCTAACCATGTGATTCCATTCGGATACAATTCAACCAATTACATTCCACTCACAGCAACGGTGAGCAGTGGAACTGCAGGAAATTTCTATGCAGGCACTTATCATTCCGCTGGAACCAATACACCCTACCCTCCCGGAGTTCTTCATCTGAATAATCCTTCCGGTTTCGACATGAGTTCAAGCACAATCGATCGCTTTTGGTATTTAAAAACTACCTCATCACCGGTGATGAACGTGCTGTTTAAATGTACCGCTGCGGAAGCCGGAAGTATAGCTGATTTTCGCGCCATACGTTGGTTATCTTCTACTTCGGTTTGGACAAACCCTCCACCGGGCACACAAACTACACAGGTGCTCGGTGTTCAGGCGAATTCACTTTCAGATGTGAACAATTGGTGGACTGCTGCAGGTACTCTTCAATTTACAATCTCCGCAAGTGCCGGTTCGCACGGAACTATTTCTCCTTCCGGTAACAGTACAGTAAATTCAGGATCAAATCTTACTTACAACATCACTCCGGATGCGTGCTATCAAATCAACGATGTACTGGTCGATGGAATTTCTGTTGGTCCTGTCAGTTCTTACACATTTACAAATATCAGCGCCAACCATACAATCAGTGCAAGTTTTATTCAGCAATCGTTTAACATTACTGCCACTGCCGGTTCCAATGGTTCTATTTCACCATCAGGTGTAACATCGGTTTTATGTGGAACAAATTCTACGTTTACCATCAGTCCTGATCCATGCTACACAATTCTGGATGTTGTAGTAGATGGCATTTCACAAGGACCGGTTAACAGCTACACTTTCGTTAATACTACAGCCCCACATACAATTACAGCTTCTTTCCAACAATTAACCTATTCTGTCACTGCCACTGCCGGACCCAATGGAAGCATTTCTCCTTCAGGAACCTCGATAGTAAATTGTGGGTCAGGAATTACATTTTCGATCACTCCAAATACCTGTTACATGATACAAGATGTTTTGGTTGACGGTGTATCACAAGGCGCTGTATCATCTTTTTCATTTGTAAATATTAATGCACCCCATACAATCAGTGCAAGCTTTATCCAAATAACCTATTCTATTTCCACCACGAGTGGAACCGGTGGAAATGTTAGTCCGGCTGGATCAGGATCTCTACCCTGCGGCAGCAACCAGACCTATACAATTACTCCTGACCCATGCTATGTCATTGCAGATGTCCTGGTAGATGGAATTTCACAGGGCCCGGTTTCTTCCTACACTTTTACAAATATCCAGACATCACATACTCTCTCTGCTACATTCAGTCAAATTTCATATTCAATAACTGCCAGTTCAGGCGCAAATGGAAATATTTCACCTTCAGGAATTCAGAATATTTTATGCGGAAATAATCAAACTTATACATTCACACCTGATCCGTGTTATGCGATATCCGATGTTCTGATCGACGGTATTTCCGCAGGTGTAATTTCAAGTTATACATTTACAAATATCAACACCTCTCATACTATTCATGTCGATTTTGTTCAATTGAACTATACAGTGACGGTAAATAGCGGTACACATGGATCCTTGAGCCCTTCCGGCAGCAATATCATTACTTGTGGACAAAATCTTACCATCACAATTGCTCCGGATGCCTGCTATTTTATAGGAGATGTGATTGTGGATGGTGTTTCTCAAGGCCCCTTAGCTTCGTATTCTTTTACAAATGTCACTGCTCCTCATACAATCAGTGCAGTATTCACTCAATTTTCATATCAAATTACGTCGAGTTCAGGTCCAAATGGTAATGTATCCCCTGCAGGGACCAACGCTTACGGATGTGGCAACAATCAGGAATATTTTATTACACCCGACCCTTGTTATTCCATTGCCGATGTGTTGATAGATGGAATATCTCAGGGACCCATTGCCTCATACATGTTCACGGATATTGATAGTCCGCATACCATATCCGCAACTTTTGTTCAACAAACTTTCGATATCACCTCAAGTTCTGATCCACACGGTACTATTTCACCCGCTGGAATTACTAGTGTAATTTGTGGACAGGATCAGTCTTATACGATGACCGCTGATTCATGCTACATGATTACAGATGTTATTGTCAATGGAGATTCTTACGGTCCGTTGACCTCCTTTACTTTTACAGATGTTGAAAGACCTATGAGTATTCATGTGGTTGTTGAGCAACTCAATTATCCTGTCACGGTAGCTGCAGGTCCACATGGACAAATCTCCACCGGCAACGATACAATCGCCTATTGTGGTGATAGTCTTACTTTGCCAATTATAACTGACCCTTGTTATACTATAGAAGATGTTATTGTTGACGGTGTCTCTCAAGGCCCGGTTAGCTCCTACACATTTACAAATGTCACAACGGCACATTCCATCAGCGCTACCTTCACATTGCTGAATTATACAATCACCGCTTCATCCGGAGCAAATGGAAGTATTTCAGACCCCGGAACATTAACATTAGCTTGCGGTAGTAATCAATCCTATACCATTACACCGGCTTCATGCTTTGCTATTGAAGATGTTCTGGTTGATGGTGTTTCCATTGGGCCTGTCTCCGCTTATACATTTACTTCTATCACCACCTCGCACACTATTGAGGCAACATTTGTTCAGATTTCGTATCCAATCGTTGCAAGTTCCGGTTTGCATGGAAGTGTTAGCCCAAATGGAACGACATCCTCACTTTGTGGTGATTCATTATCGTATTCAATTCAGGCTGATCCCTGCTTCAGTATCGCGGATGTTCTTGTCGATGGAATTTCTCAAGGTGCTGTCAGCTCTTACACATTCACAAATATCAGTTCGACACATACCATCCACGCTAATTTTACACGGGATGAATTCCCGATTGTAGCCACAACATCAGTTGGAGGGACTATATCACCAAATGGAAGTTCCAGTGTTCTCTGTGGTGATTCTATCACATATACAATACTTCCGGACTCCTGTTATTTTATTCAGGATGTAATAGTGGATGGCCTGTCTTCCGGTGCCATGACAACATACAGTTTTCTCAATGTAACAGCGTCACATACGATTCATGTTATATTCTCACAACCTGTTTATACAATCACCGCGAGTGCCGGATCAGGTGGCACTGTTTCTCCATTGGGTATTTCAAATGTTACTTGCGGAGGAAGTCAGACATTTACCATCACACCTGATTCAGCATATCTGATTCAGGATGTAATTGTAGATGGAATCAGTGTTGGAGCACTTTCTACTTATAGTTTCACAATCGTAGGAACTAATCACACTATTCATGCAACATTTTATCCTGCATGTACCGCTCCTCAAATTACCTGCATCCAGGATCTGTCCAGCAATACGGCTGCAACATCTTGCGGAATTGATTTGAATTACTCCAACCCTGTTCTTTCGGGAACATCACCTTCACTCAGCTATTCGTTTAGCGGAAGTACTTCCGGAAGCGGTTCAGGTTCCGGAAGCGGTTCGTATTTTAATTCAGGAACAACCGTCGTAACCCTGACTGCAACCAATGCATGTGGTAATGCGCAATGCTCATTTAACATTCTTGTTGTTGATTCTGTAGTTCCGGAAATTACTTGTCCTGTAACAATAACATTGACAGCTGATCTTGGACTGTGTAGTTCAACAGGTTCTATTGGTACGGCTACCGCAACCGACAATTGTTCAGTTAGCTCTCTTGTTGCAACGCCAGCAGGACCATACCCTGTGGGAACTACTGTCGTCACCTGGACTGCTACGGATGCAAATGGCAACACGACAAACTGCAATCAGAATGTCATCGTCACAGATACAGAAGTTCCTTCAATTACCTGTCCTTCTCCTGTGATAAGTTATAGTACAACACCCGCTCTCGGAACACCAATTGTTTCCGATAATTGCGGCGGTTATTCTGTAGTAAACAACGCTCCATCTGTTTATCCATATGGTAATACCAGTGTCGTTTGGACAATTACTGATGCCTCCGGAAATTTCTCTTCCTGCACACAAGTTGTAACCGTACTTCCTTTACATGATACGCTGAATCTTAAACTCTACATACAGGGTTACTTCAATTCCGGACTTACCATGAATGCCGCTCTTTACAATTCCGGCATCAGCGGTAATCCTGCTGACTGTGATACTATTCAGGTATGCCTGATTGACTCAGCAACATTACTTCCTGTTGAATGTATGGAAGTAGTATTAAATGCAAATGGAGAAACCTCCTGCGTATTCCCTCCTGCTGTTTTTGGAAACAGTTATTATATCCGGGTAAAACACAGGAATGCAATTGAAACCTGGAGCGCCAATCCGGTAAGCATGAATGCTGCTGTAAGTTATGATTTCAGCACCAATAGCTCACAGGCTTATGGAAATAACATGGTGGAAGTAAGTACGGGAATATGGGCTTTCTGGAGCGGAGATATTGGCGATGGAATCAACTATGGAATACAAGATGGTGGCATTAATGATAACGACTTTTCATTGTTGGAATCTGCCGTGAATTCAATTTCCTCCGGATATGACATCGGCGACCTTACCGGTGACGGTCTCGTAGAATCTTCGGATTATAGTCTGCTTGAAAATAATATCGGACTCCTTATACTTAGTGTACATCCTTAA
- a CDS encoding T9SS type A sorting domain-containing protein has product MRKVIFFLSSFMLLFLNMPGAVAQDVSMSDSMVVSCQANFFDSGTSGAAYSPNENYTLTFQSASNCILDIVWTNFDLGAGDTLFIYDGCDLSALLIGTFTQTSLPLAIQSTGNCLTFHFTSDGTDEGSGWAAEVSCPTTPVAGILTDGPTEFCGGDSVHLIASGTGTVHWNTLSNEDTITVSFPGTYVLTITSAGGCSDTAVQEITVYPLPPVGFILDQDTFCTQDPAYPMTGGFPVGGAYSGTGVVNNTFFPSQAGQGVVTVYYTYTDSNGCSRTIPQSITVLICQGVKQFQVIPLVQLMPNPVHDNLNIEIQSSDEFEMLVVTDIHGRCIQTTSLNHLSNEFQMDVHDWIPGFYFFRFVGKNQACFKVVKTE; this is encoded by the coding sequence ATGAGAAAAGTAATATTTTTCCTTAGCAGTTTTATGCTTTTGTTCCTGAATATGCCCGGAGCTGTTGCGCAGGATGTATCGATGAGTGATTCTATGGTTGTCAGTTGTCAGGCTAATTTTTTTGACAGCGGTACATCAGGCGCGGCATACTCTCCAAATGAAAATTACACTCTAACTTTTCAGTCGGCAAGTAACTGTATTTTGGACATTGTTTGGACTAATTTTGATTTGGGTGCGGGGGATACGCTGTTTATCTATGATGGATGTGATCTTTCGGCCTTACTTATTGGAACATTCACTCAGACGTCTTTACCTCTTGCTATTCAATCTACCGGAAATTGTCTGACATTTCATTTTACTTCTGATGGTACAGATGAGGGATCAGGTTGGGCGGCGGAAGTATCTTGTCCAACTACTCCGGTTGCAGGCATTCTCACTGACGGTCCAACGGAATTCTGTGGGGGAGACAGTGTGCATCTGATTGCAAGCGGAACAGGTACCGTTCATTGGAATACACTTTCAAATGAAGATACTATTACCGTCAGTTTTCCCGGTACCTACGTCCTTACAATTACCAGTGCAGGCGGATGTTCCGATACAGCGGTGCAGGAAATTACTGTATACCCATTACCACCGGTTGGATTCATTCTGGATCAGGATACTTTTTGCACACAAGACCCTGCTTATCCAATGACAGGGGGATTTCCTGTCGGAGGGGCCTATAGTGGAACAGGAGTGGTCAATAATACATTTTTTCCATCACAAGCCGGGCAGGGAGTTGTAACTGTGTATTATACCTACACCGACAGCAATGGCTGCAGCAGGACCATTCCGCAGTCGATCACTGTATTAATTTGTCAGGGAGTAAAACAGTTTCAAGTAATTCCGCTTGTACAATTAATGCCTAATCCTGTCCATGATAATCTGAATATTGAAATCCAAAGTTCAGATGAATTTGAGATGTTGGTGGTGACGGATATCCATGGAAGATGTATTCAAACAACTTCGCTGAATCATCTTTCCAATGAATTTCAAATGGATGTTCATGATTGGATTCCCGGATTTTACTTTTTCAGATTCGTTGGGAAGAATCAGGCATGCTTTAAAGTGGTAAAAACTGAATAA
- a CDS encoding T9SS type A sorting domain-containing protein, whose protein sequence is MRKLLLLISVMFSIQSQAQTIKILFDASSAQMAANADWVIDADTRNLKTGSGGLMVTGGNESNPQRIPTPAQSGITANTSETYWAGALSAWAVDCAKKGYIVETLPYNGLITYGVTTNAQDLSNYKIFIIDEPNIRFTTAEKTAMLNFVNNGGGLFMIADHTVSDRNNDGWDSPAIFNDFMTNNGSVSNPFGIAFDLANFSQTSSNILNSATDPILHGVMGNVTGLQFNNGTTMTLNRTKNSTVKGLIFKTGSSTTGTTNSIFAAANYGSGKVCGIGDSSPMDDGTGDPNDALYSSYKTALSGSHQKLMMNATIWLATPGTAPRLSATDLSEAPSIGMKLYPNPADNQIHLSYVSNEENASIVTVIDLTGHIVFSQVLDQTGSEGELVLDLSGYSEGMYVVTLQNGKDLITQRFIRQ, encoded by the coding sequence ATGAGAAAATTGCTACTTCTGATTTCAGTAATGTTTTCAATTCAGTCACAGGCACAGACCATCAAGATATTATTTGATGCTTCGAGTGCGCAAATGGCAGCTAATGCTGATTGGGTGATTGACGCAGACACCAGAAATTTAAAAACAGGTTCAGGTGGGTTGATGGTGACAGGTGGCAATGAATCGAATCCTCAGCGAATTCCTACTCCGGCTCAATCCGGAATTACGGCAAATACATCTGAAACTTATTGGGCCGGTGCATTATCGGCATGGGCTGTTGATTGTGCCAAGAAGGGATATATTGTTGAGACTCTTCCTTATAATGGTTTGATTACATACGGTGTGACTACTAATGCACAGGACTTGAGTAATTATAAAATCTTTATTATAGACGAACCGAATATCCGATTCACCACTGCTGAGAAAACTGCGATGTTGAATTTTGTAAACAATGGTGGTGGATTGTTCATGATTGCAGATCATACTGTGAGTGACCGGAATAATGATGGATGGGATTCACCTGCAATCTTTAATGATTTCATGACCAATAATGGTTCCGTCAGCAATCCTTTCGGGATTGCCTTTGACCTGGCAAATTTTTCACAGACTTCTTCCAATATTCTGAATTCTGCTACTGATCCGATCCTGCATGGAGTAATGGGGAATGTAACAGGATTGCAGTTCAATAACGGCACAACCATGACCCTGAATCGTACAAAGAATTCTACTGTGAAGGGATTGATTTTCAAAACCGGCTCGTCAACAACCGGAACGACAAATTCCATTTTTGCTGCTGCAAATTATGGCAGCGGAAAAGTTTGTGGAATTGGAGATAGCTCTCCAATGGATGATGGAACCGGAGATCCGAATGACGCATTGTATTCCTCTTATAAAACAGCCCTTAGCGGTTCACATCAGAAGTTAATGATGAATGCTACAATTTGGCTTGCAACTCCCGGAACAGCACCAAGATTGTCCGCCACTGATTTGTCCGAAGCGCCTTCTATCGGTATGAAATTGTATCCAAATCCGGCTGATAATCAAATTCATTTGTCTTATGTTTCAAATGAGGAGAATGCTTCTATTGTGACTGTAATTGATTTGACCGGACATATTGTTTTTAGCCAGGTTCTTGATCAGACAGGAAGCGAGGGCGAACTTGTTTTGGATCTGTCAGGTTATTCTGAAGGAATGTACGTGGTTACACTTCAGAATGGAAAAGATCTGATAACCCAGAGATTTATTCGTCAGTAA